One endosymbiont 'TC1' of Trimyema compressum genomic window, GACAAAATACAAAAAATAATGCAAGAACAAGAAAAGGGCCTAATAGAGGGGCCGTTGCTAAAAAGAAATAGGAGGGATAGGTTATGGCAGGTAAAGGTAAAGTCCGTTCTAAGAAACGGGATAAGAAAAAAATCGATTATGGCGTAGCTCATATTCAGTCTACATTTAATAATACAATTATTACCATCACCGATAAAGAAGGCGATACTATCTCTTGGTCTAGTGCCGGATCTCTTGGCTTTAAAGGATCAAGAAAGAGTACACCTTTCGCAGCCCAAATGGCAGCTGAAAAAGCAGCAGAAGCTGCAGCTGAACATGGTGTAAAAGAAGTGGATTGCTATGTAAAAGGACCTGGCTCAGGTAGAGAAGCGGCAATTCGCGCTCTAACAGCAGCAGGCATTGGAGTGGCAATGATTAAAGATGTCACACCAATTCCTCATAATGGTTGTAGACCACCAAAACGTAGAAGAGTTTAGAGGAGGAGGAAAAAATATGGCAAGATATAAAGGCACTGCTTGTCGTCTCTGTCGTAGAGAAGGCACAAAGCTATACTTAAAATCCGACCGTTGCTATTCTAACCAATGTGCTATGGAAAGAAGAGGCTATCCACCAGGACAACATGGACAAGGTAGAAAGAAAGTAACTGAGTATGGATTACAATTAAGAGCAAAACAAACAGTTAAACGTATATATGGTGTTTTAGAGAAGCAATTTAGAGGGTACTTTAAAGAAGCTGATCGTCAAAATGGCATTACAGGTGATAACCTTTTAGTTCTTTTAGAAAGACGTTTAGATAATGTAGCTTTCCGTTTAGGATTGGCAAAAACACGTACTGAAGCAAGACAATTAGTGCGTCATGGCCATTTTCTTCTAAATGGAAAGAAAATCAATATTCCTTCTTACTTAGTAAGAGTTGGAGACGAAATTAGCGTTCGAGAGAAAAGCAGAAGCAGTGTTGCATTCAAGGAGCTTTCAGATAACGTTACTGCTCCAAGTTGGTTAACAGTTAAATCAGGGGAACTGGTTGGTAAAGTTGAATTACTTCCAACAAGAGAAGAAATTTCAATTCCAGTTGATGAGCAACTCATCGTTGAATTATACTCAAGATAATAGCCTGATAGATAGGAGTAAAAGTATGTTAGAAATTGAAAAACCAAAAATTTCTATAATAGAAACCAGTGAAGACGGTTCTTATGGCAAAATTGCAATTGAGCCATTGGAACAAGGGTTTGGGATTACTCTAGGCAATGCATTAAGAAGAACCTTACTTTCTTCCTTACCAGGTATTGCAGTAACCAGCATGCAAATAGAAGGAGTTCAACACGAATTTTCTACTATTCCAGGCGTGGTTGAGGATACAACGGATTTACTATTGGCAATGAAATCTTTAAAGCTTAAAAGTCAATCTAAAGAACCTAAAGTTTTAAGAATTGAAAAAGAAGGCGCTGGCACGGTTACTGCTAGAGATATTATCTGTGACAGTGACATTGAAATATTAAACCCTGATTTACACATTGCCACATTAGAAAAAGAAGGCAGACTATTTATGGAAATTAATATAAAAGTTGGCCGAGGTTATGTAGGCGCAGATGATAACAAAGGTGAAGATGCAGCTATTGGTGAAATTCCAATTGACTCACTATTCTCTCCTGTTGTTAAAGTTAACTATGAAGTAAAAGACAAAAGAGTTGGAAAAGAAGCAGACCATGATTTACTTATTTTAGAAGTATGGACTAATGGTAGTCTTACTCCTGAAGAAGCAATCAGTGGTGCAGCTAGACTAATTTTTAACCACATTACTTTATTTGTAGCTTTAAGTGATTCTGACATTGCAGGGGTTCCTCTAGTAGAAAAAGAAGCAGAGAAAAAAGATCAGCTTCTTGAAAAATCTATTGAGGATTTAGACTTATCAGTGCGACCATATAATTGCTTGAAAAGAGCAGACATTAATACGGTTGGTGATTTAGTAAATCACACTGAACTTGAGATTATGCGTGTGCGTAACTTAGGTAAGAAATCCTTAGATGAAATTCATGAAAAAGTTGCAGAATTAGAACTGTCTTTCAGAAATGAAGACGAAGATTAAAAGGAGGGATTAAAGTGGGCTATCGAAAACTTGGACTTCGTTCCAATCAAAGAAGAGCTATGCTTAGAAATATGACAACTTCTTTACTTGAACATGGCAGAATTGTTACAACTGAAACAAGAGCAAAAGAAGTGAGACGTGTTGCTGAGAAAATGATTACTCTTGGCAAAAGAGGAAAATCTGATCTTCATGCTGTACGTCAAGCACTGGGCTATTTAAACAGTGAAGATGTTGTAATGAATAAAGTATTTGGCGAATATGCTACTAAATATGCTACAAGACAAGGTGGCTATACACGCGTAATTAAAACTGGCTATAGAAGAGGCGACGCTGCTCCTATGGCAATAGTTGAATTAGTAGACTAATAAAAAAATAGAGGTTCTCATGGCGTGCAAATTGCCATGAGGACCTTTTTTAAAATGCGAGGAGACCCAAAAAAAATGAATAAAGCTAGAAAATCCAAGGGGCTGGCAATAGTATTTACAACTATTGCTGTTAGTATAATAACCCTTATTGCGCTAACCTTAAGTCACTTCTTTTTTTGCAAAGGCTTGGAAGAATGTCAATAGAGTAGATAGAAAAAGTGAAATTAAGTTTTAATAGAAGTGAAAAAATAGTCTTCTTTGGAATTAGGAGAAAGAATGTTATTAGCAGAGTGGGGACGTATAGGGGGTTGTAGAAGCCCTCAATGTGTTCAAAGCAGGAAAGCTTAATTTGAGCAAAGGAAGAAAAAGACCTACGAAGAATTTCTTCTTTTTTCATATATTTAAAAAGGACTCAACGACAGCATTGTCCCAAGGATGAGAAAGCTTAGAAAAAGATTGAATGATACCAAAAGAATCAAGGAGCTTTCTAAAGATAAAAGAAGTATATTAGGAACCTCTGTCAGAATGAAAAATAAGAGAAGTAGAAGGTTTTTGAGAATAAAAGGCTTTGATAAAAGTATCCTTAACAAGAGAAGTATCAATTTTAAGAGAGAGCTTCCAAGCAATAATTTTACGAGAAAATAAATCCATAATAACACAGAGATAAGCAAAAGAGGCATTTAAATTAATATAGGTAATGTCACTAGCCCAGACTTGATTGGGCTGAGGAACATTAAAATTTTGATTTAGGTAGTTAGGGCAATCAAAATTGGGAATAGACCTCGGATGAATAAACCGAAGTTTGATAGTAGGCATTTTAGGAAGATTCATGTCAGTCATCAGGCGGCTCGCTCTACCAATACTGATGTTGATGCCATAGTCATAGGAAAGAAGAGCCTTAATCTTAGATGGGCCAATACGTCTCTTAGTAAGATGACAAATCTCCGAGAATAAGCTGACGGAGTTTTTAATTCTCAATAGTTCTAGGAGAAAGTTTTTCCGAAAAGTATTTGTAATAGGAGCTGCGGTTCACTTTAAGGACATGACAAAGAAAAGAGATAGCGTGCTGAAAACGAAGGGTATGAACAGCCATTAATCTTTGTCTGAGTGAGGCGTGAATATGGCAATTGCTTTTTTTAAATGATATTTTCCTCCTAGAGTCGAGCATTACGCTTTTGAAGATCCTTAATCTGCTTAGCGGTTAGAATAGTATCATCATCAATTCTAACCTGAGAATAAAGTTTAATCCACTTGTGTAAAGCAGACATGGAGACACCATATTCTTTAGAAAGTTGGGATTGAGTTTTACCGTTTTGGTGTAAATTAACAATACTTTTTTTAAATTCTTCATCGTATTTCTTGTAATTATTCATAATTTTATCCTTTCTTATGTGTCTACTTATTTAAAACATGTTTCACTTTTTCCTGTCTACTTTTTTAGTATATATCCAATGGGCTTAGGGAGTTTTGTTGTATAGAGATAAAATAGGATGCGGTATGATTCAGAGCGGACACCTAATTTATGATTATATATATTGCTGCCATAACATATGTGTTAATATACTCAGTAGGGTTTTTGACGGTAAAAACTAGCAAATCCTATGATGGTTATAGTACATCATGCAATGCTAAAATACTTAAGTTCTTTTAAATCCATTGGTTAAAATCTTTATTTAAAATTAAAATCCTGCAGATGTCAAATTCTATGCTGATTTGATTCCAATCTCAGGCACCAAAAAAGGTTTCTAGTAAATTGCCAGAAGCTTTTTTTATTTACAATTAAATAGTATTTTTATGATAGAGATGAGAACTGGTTTTATTATTATTTGAGAAGGTATTAAAACAAAAATGCAAAGTCTATTATTAGATAATAGCGTACAGCTGAGATGCTTGAGTTGAATTTTAAGGTAACTTATTATAATTTATCTTTTGATTTAAATGATAATATAGGAAAAGAACCTATTTGTGAGTCTTTATGTGAAGGGGATAAAATTACAGCGCCTTTGATATCAGTTGGGGTAGGTTATATATTAAAAGGCTGGAATACAGTAAGGGATGGCAGTGGTGTAATGTGGGATTTTAAAAATGCAACAATGCCAGCACAAGATGTTATTTTATATGCTCAGTGGAAAAAAACTAAAAGTGATAATAACAATGATGAAATTAGCAAAAAAAGATGATTTGAATATTATTGATACTGAAGGGAAGCCAGTCAATAAAGACTCCATAATAAAACTTCCACAAATAGGGAACTCAATCTTTTTCTATGGTTTAGTCATAACAATAGTAGGTTCATTATTAATAGGTTACCATTCAAAAAGAAGTAAATAAGTAATTAATAAATCTATATTTTATTATAAAACAAGACATATTCTATTTAGATATGTCTTGTTTTTTTATATTATTAAAATTTATTACAAAAAACATGATTATTTAAAAGTTATAGGTATTGTTTTTGTTTCTTTTAAACATAGTCTAATGGTGTATTAAAAAGTTATACTGGACTTAGTATAATAATTCTATAAAGGAAGGTGTTTGTAATGCTTAAAAAAGGGTGTGCTGTAGGAGTATTAATTTTGCTATGCTATTTTTTAATAGGTTGTAGTAATGAGGAGGCTAGTCGTGAGGTTGAGACATTAAAAGTAGGTATGGCAGGAAAAGATATTAAAACTGCATGTATAATAATTGCTCAGGGTATGGGCTATTTTCAAGAAGAAGGTGTTAATGTTGAGTTTGAGACTATTTCAAATTTAAGCGAGGGACTAACGGCTGTCGATATGGGGAAATTGGATATTTTACCATTTGGCGTTATTCCGTCAGCAACTTTTATTAGTCAGGGTTCAGATGTTGTTATTTTTGGAGGGACTATTTCAGAAGGCAGCGAATTAGTAGTAAAGCTTGAACATAAAGATAGCTTAAAAAATAGAGGATTTTAAAAATAAAAAATTGGTTGCTATAGAATGGAAACAGGTCATATGGTTATGAAGGGCCTGTTAAGAGATGCAGGAATGGTTATTGATAAAGATGTATCCTTTATTCTTTTGGATTCTCAACAGAGTATCATGGAAGCAGTAAGAAAAGGAGAGGCTGATGTTAGATTTTTAAATAGTGGCCAAGGTTATATTGCTGAACAGTCAGGCTTAGCCATTGCTGGAAAAGTTGCTGATTTTGAGGAAGGGTTTCCATGTTGTATACAGACTACTTCAAGAAAAAGTTTTGAAAATAAAAGAGATGCTTTAGTAAAATTTCAAATTGCTAATTTAAGAACATATGAACTTATTAAAAACAATTAAGCATTAGCTATTAAAAAATTAGTGGATTATAGTGGTCAGCCAGAAGAGTATGTTAAAGCAGTAATTTATGGTATTGAAGGTGTTTATGATAATGCAATGGTCATTTTCTTAGATCCTAACAAAAAAGTAATAGATTTTTATGAAGTAATGAAAAATAATGGAGATATTGATAAAAGTACTCAATTTAAAATAGAGGATTTTATAGATATAAGTATTTATGAGGATGCATTGAAAACAATGATTGAAAGAGGGGGGAATTCTACATTGTTCCAATCATTAATGGAGGAATTCAAACAAAATAATATGGAATAAAAGGTGTGAATTATATGAGCTTTATTGAAATTGAAAATTTATCTTTTAGCTATCAATCCATTAATGATGATTATTTAGCACTAAAAAACCTTAATTTAAATACTCATAAGGGTGATTTTTTATGTGTTGTAGGTCATTCAGGATGTGGTAAAAGTACGCTTCTTAATATTATTGGTGGTTTTCTTAAACCGCAAAACGGATAAGTTTTAATTAATGGTAAACCTATTAAAGGACCAGGTACTGATCGAGCTATAGTCTTTCAGCATTATTCTTTATTTCCTTGGTTGACCAGCAAAAAAATATTTGTTTTGCAATTAGACAGAGCCATAAAAGTATTTCAAAAAAAGGCTTTGGAGAAGGCTCAAGTTTATTTAGACTTAGTAGGAATGAATAATTGGGGCGATAAATATCCTTATCAATTGTCTGGTGGGATGCAACAGAGAATTGCTATTGTTAGAGCACTTGCAATTAAAAGTGAAATTTTACTTTTAGACGAACCCTTTGGCGCTTTAGATGCTACTCGCAGAAAAAGTTTACAGCATCTTTTGCAAGTGCTTTGGACAATGGAATCAGAAAGAAAAACTGTTGTTTTTGTAACCCATGATATTGATGAGGCAATACTATTAGGGAATCGCATTATTGTAATGGGAAATAAAAGTGTTATAAAGTCGTTTGTTGTTCCTTCAGAGATTAAGAAAGAAGGCCGATTTTGGAAGTGTTTCAGAGTCCTATTTCAAATTAAAAGAAGAGATAGTTTCTTTATTAGGCGCTTGAAAGAAGGAGTGTTATAAATGAAGTATAGGGGCAGGTGTTTATTTATTTTAAATCATATTCTATTGCTTTTTTTAATTATACTAATAGTAACGCCTAGTAGTAAGTTAGTTGAGTCGTCACTTCCATTTATAGTTGCTTGTTTTTTAATTGAACTATTTTATCTTTTACAATTAAAAAGAAAATCTAATCCTTATATTAGTAATTTAATGGTTATTATTTGGCTGTTCTTTATTGTTTGGGAAATACTGGTAACAAAGCTTAATCTGTTACAGCCTATTTTGTTTCCAGCACCAGAAAATGTATTTAATGTTCTTGCAACTCAATATGAGACCTTTTTCATAAATATTGTAGCTTCAACAATACTGTTATTTTTAGGTTATTTTTAGGTTATTTTTAGTTGGTGACTAGCTGATCTGTTTTTAAAATAGCTTCAAATAGTATTTTTTCTGTAATGTCAACAGGCTCATTATAAATAAAGGAATTTTCTGTACAAACAAAGGAAACTATATCTTTAAGATTTTCTTCAATATTTTTTGAAATTCCAATATCTTTTAAAGTCATTGGTAAGTTAGTTTTTGAATAGAAATCATAGATATCATTGGCCACAGAGGTATGTTCCTCATTATTAAGCATTAAAGCCACTAAGATACCAAAAGCAACTAATTCTCCATGAAGGCAATTTTTGGTTGCTTCTAATTCAACTAATCCATTATGCAGAGCGTGTGGACCGGCTAAGTGACAGGATTCAAACCCCACACCACTTAAAAGAATAGTACTTTCAATCACTCTATTAAGAGCAGGTGTAATTTGAGCTTTTTTAAAATCATTAATAGCTTTTAAGCCATCTTCTAAAATAATTTGAGTAGCCATTTGGGCTAGGAGGATTCCCGTAGTCGTTGCTTGTCCTCCGTGATAGCTTATAGAACCTTTTTAAGCCAAGACTTTGCTTCAAAGCCAGT contains:
- the rpsK gene encoding 30S ribosomal protein S11, coding for MAGKGKVRSKKRDKKKIDYGVAHIQSTFNNTIITITDKEGDTISWSSAGSLGFKGSRKSTPFAAQMAAEKAAEAAAEHGVKEVDCYVKGPGSGREAAIRALTAAGIGVAMIKDVTPIPHNGCRPPKRRRV
- the rpsD gene encoding 30S ribosomal protein S4, translating into MARYKGTACRLCRREGTKLYLKSDRCYSNQCAMERRGYPPGQHGQGRKKVTEYGLQLRAKQTVKRIYGVLEKQFRGYFKEADRQNGITGDNLLVLLERRLDNVAFRLGLAKTRTEARQLVRHGHFLLNGKKINIPSYLVRVGDEISVREKSRSSVAFKELSDNVTAPSWLTVKSGELVGKVELLPTREEISIPVDEQLIVELYSR
- a CDS encoding DNA-directed RNA polymerase subunit alpha, with the protein product MLEIEKPKISIIETSEDGSYGKIAIEPLEQGFGITLGNALRRTLLSSLPGIAVTSMQIEGVQHEFSTIPGVVEDTTDLLLAMKSLKLKSQSKEPKVLRIEKEGAGTVTARDIICDSDIEILNPDLHIATLEKEGRLFMEINIKVGRGYVGADDNKGEDAAIGEIPIDSLFSPVVKVNYEVKDKRVGKEADHDLLILEVWTNGSLTPEEAISGAARLIFNHITLFVALSDSDIAGVPLVEKEAEKKDQLLEKSIEDLDLSVRPYNCLKRADINTVGDLVNHTELEIMRVRNLGKKSLDEIHEKVAELELSFRNEDED
- the rplQ gene encoding 50S ribosomal protein L17, which encodes MGYRKLGLRSNQRRAMLRNMTTSLLEHGRIVTTETRAKEVRRVAEKMITLGKRGKSDLHAVRQALGYLNSEDVVMNKVFGEYATKYATRQGGYTRVIKTGYRRGDAAPMAIVELVD
- a CDS encoding DDE-type integrase/transposase/recombinase, translating into MRIKNSVSLFSEICHLTKRRIGPSKIKALLSYDYGINISIGRASRLMTDMNLPKMPTIKLRFIHPRSIPNFDCPNYLNQNFNVPQPNQVWASDITYINLNASFAYLCVIMDLFSRKIIAWKLSLKIDTSLVKDTFIKAFYSQKPSTSLIFHSDRGS
- a CDS encoding InlB B-repeat-containing protein → MLELNFKVTYYNLSFDLNDNIGKEPICESLCEGDKITAPLISVGVGYILKGWNTVRDGSGVMWDFKNATMPAQDVILYAQWKKTKSDNNNDEISKKR
- a CDS encoding ABC transporter substrate-binding protein — translated: MLKKGCAVGVLILLCYFLIGCSNEEASREVETLKVGMAGKDIKTACIIIAQGMGYFQEEGVNVEFETISNLSEGLTAVDMGKLDILPFGVIPSATFISQGSDVVIFGGTISEGSELVVKLEHKDSLKNRGF
- a CDS encoding iron-containing alcohol dehydrogenase, which encodes MATQIILEDGLKAINDFKKAQITPALNRVIESTILLSGVGFESCHLAGPHALHNGLVELEATKNCLHGELVAFGILVALMLNNEEHTSVANDIYDFYSKTNLPMTLKDIGISKNIEENLKDIVSFVCTENSFIYNEPVDITEKILFEAILKTDQLVTN